The following is a genomic window from Streptomyces lincolnensis.
CGGGGCTTGCCGCGCCGGGCGCTCTTGGCGGCGCCGGAGCGTGCGCCGGAGCCGGACCGGCCTCCGCCGCTCCTGGCGCCCTGGCCGGCCGACCTGCCGCCGGCCGGCTTCCGTCCGCCGCCCCCGCCCTTCGGTTCGGACCGCTTGCCGTCCGAGCCGTCCGCGGGCTGCGTGCGGCCCCGGGTGCTGTTGACCGTGCGGCCGCGGACGATGCCGATGAAGTCCTCGACGAGGTCGGTGGTGGCGTCCTCGGGCCAGGACAGGGCGATCTCGGACTGGGGGGCGTCCACGAGAGGCCGGTAGGTGAGGTCGCGGCGGTGATGGAGGCGGGCCAGGGACTGGGGGACGACGAGGACACCGATACCGGCGGCCACGAGGTCGACGGCGTCCGCGGTCGTGGCGGGGCGCTCGAAGGCGGGCTCCCCCGGCGGCCGCTCCCAGCCGATGACGTCGTCGAGGGGGTGCAGCACGACCTCCTCGGCGAGATCCGCGCAGGTCACCTCGTCCACCGCCGTCACCAGGTGGTCCTTGGGGACCACGACGACCGTGGTCTCGGTGTAGAGGGGGATCGCGCTGAAGACCGTACGGTCGACGGGCAGCCGCACGAGACCGGCGTCCGCGGCCCCGTCGCGCAGCACGGCGGGAGCCTCGGCTGCGGTCACCTGGAGGAGCTCCAGGGGGATGTCCGGCAGGCGCTCGTTCCAGATCCGCACCCACTTGGCGGGCGTCACTCCGGGGACGTACGCGAGCCGGAAGGAAGGGGATGCCGTCGAGTCTGTCACGCGGCAAGGTTACCGACTGTGGTCGGAGCTCTCGTGCGCGGCCGATAGTCTGGACTGCATGAAGTCGCACCAGAGCGCCCAGACGATGAAGCCCGCGACCGCGGCGAAGAAGCTGGGTGTGTACCTCCCCGCCACCCCCGCCGAGTTCCAGGAGGGTGTCGTTTCGCGCGCCGAGCTGGGCGAGCTCCAGACGAACCCGCCGCAGTGGTTGCAGGACCTGCGACACAACGGCCCGCACCCCCGGCCGGTCGTCGCGGCGCGGCTGGGTGTGTCCATCGCGGGTCTCGCCCGCGGCGGGGTCACCGAGCCGCTCACCACCGAGCAGATCGAGGCGCTGCGCGAGGACAAGCCCGAGTGGCTGGAGAAGGAGCGCGCCACGCAGGCGGAGGTCCGCAAGGAGAACGCGCGCATCAAGGAGAAGAAGAAGGCGCAGGAGGACTGAGAGCCCAGGAGGACTGACGGCCTCCCGAAACTCCGGTGCGCCGGGTCGAACACCTCTGCGACCATTCCGGCATGGTCCACCGTCTCGAATCCCTGGTCCTTCGGCATGCCCTTCGACTGCCCCTGCCCGCGGCCCCCGCCGGTGAGGGCGACACAGCGGCGCGGCAGTTCGACGCCGCGCTGATGTCCGTCGGCTTCAAGCTGTCGGCGGACGCGCTGAAGCGGCTGTCGGGGCTGTCCGAGGGCACGGTCGTCGACACCGCCGTGCGCACGCTGGCCACCGTCCGCGAGATGGTCGGCGACCACGTGCGGCACAACGTCTACTTC
Proteins encoded in this region:
- a CDS encoding LysR family substrate-binding domain-containing protein — translated: MTDSTASPSFRLAYVPGVTPAKWVRIWNERLPDIPLELLQVTAAEAPAVLRDGAADAGLVRLPVDRTVFSAIPLYTETTVVVVPKDHLVTAVDEVTCADLAEEVVLHPLDDVIGWERPPGEPAFERPATTADAVDLVAAGIGVLVVPQSLARLHHRRDLTYRPLVDAPQSEIALSWPEDATTDLVEDFIGIVRGRTVNSTRGRTQPADGSDGKRSEPKGGGGGRKPAGGRSAGQGARSGGGRSGSGARSGAAKSARRGKPRRRS
- a CDS encoding DUF5997 family protein; the encoded protein is MKSHQSAQTMKPATAAKKLGVYLPATPAEFQEGVVSRAELGELQTNPPQWLQDLRHNGPHPRPVVAARLGVSIAGLARGGVTEPLTTEQIEALREDKPEWLEKERATQAEVRKENARIKEKKKAQED